One genomic region from Proteus vulgaris encodes:
- a CDS encoding GIY-YIG nuclease family protein codes for MTETMWSLYIVRNRLGSLYTGITTNVERRFQQHQNGTGAKALKGKGPLLLEFYCQVGNRQRASQLEYQLKQLKKTQKEKLIIDQPSDIALYLIQDK; via the coding sequence ATGACGGAGACAATGTGGTCACTCTATATTGTTAGAAATCGTCTCGGTTCTCTTTATACAGGGATCACGACAAATGTTGAGAGGCGTTTTCAACAACATCAGAATGGAACGGGCGCTAAGGCACTGAAAGGTAAAGGCCCTTTATTATTAGAATTTTATTGTCAGGTAGGGAATAGACAGCGTGCTTCTCAACTTGAATACCAGTTAAAACAGTTGAAAAAGACGCAAAAAGAAAAGCTGATCATTGACCAGCCTTCAGACATTGCACTGTATTTAATACAGGATAAATAA
- a CDS encoding YdgH/BhsA/McbA-like domain containing protein, which translates to MKKSTLIAATLALSAISFGSIASDSVSKSPSVNGEYITITGSDTLDGLTTKIAQIAKDEGAKGFKVVGATGDDYLTVNAEIYR; encoded by the coding sequence ATGAAAAAATCTACATTAATCGCTGCTACATTAGCTTTAAGTGCTATTTCATTTGGTTCAATCGCATCTGATAGCGTATCAAAAAGTCCTTCAGTGAATGGTGAGTATATCACAATCACAGGTAGCGATACTTTAGATGGTTTAACAACTAAAATTGCTCAAATTGCAAAAGATGAAGGCGCAAAAGGCTTTAAAGTTGTTGGTGCTACAGGTGATGATTACCTCACTGTAAATGCTGAAATTTATCGTTAA
- a CDS encoding YhbP family protein, whose amino-acid sequence MSPLDSIKIIKQYMRENHVFTLCTTRSLGDIWCANCFYWFDESQMRLVFLSEKKTRHAQMMQENLLVAGSISTQEITVSDLQGIQFTGAVSLLTGKDDINARKHYCLRFPVALAAIHVPLWELQLQEIKMVNNQLGFGTKLYWQCD is encoded by the coding sequence ATGTCTCCTTTAGACTCGATCAAAATAATTAAACAATATATGCGTGAAAACCATGTGTTCACCTTATGTACAACACGTTCATTGGGTGATATTTGGTGTGCTAATTGTTTTTATTGGTTTGATGAAAGTCAGATGAGGCTTGTTTTTCTTTCTGAAAAGAAAACACGTCATGCTCAAATGATGCAGGAAAACTTATTAGTTGCAGGAAGTATCAGCACACAAGAAATTACCGTATCAGATTTACAAGGTATTCAATTCACGGGGGCTGTTTCTTTACTAACTGGTAAGGACGACATCAACGCAAGAAAACATTATTGTTTACGCTTTCCTGTCGCATTAGCCGCCATCCATGTGCCTTTATGGGAGCTACAATTGCAAGAAATTAAGATGGTGAATAATCAATTAGGTTTTGGTACTAAGCTCTATTGGCAATGTGATTAA
- the nrdG gene encoding anaerobic ribonucleoside-triphosphate reductase-activating protein translates to MNYHQYYPVDVVNGPGTRCTLFVAGCIHQCRGCYNKSTWSLTSGKPFTQEMEDQIIADLQDSRIKRQGLSLSGGDPLHPQNLSTILHLVKRVKTECPEKDIWVWTGYLLADLTPEQQEVVSYINVLIDGKFVQELYDPGLLWRGSSNQVIHKLR, encoded by the coding sequence GTGAATTACCATCAATATTACCCTGTTGATGTTGTCAATGGTCCTGGTACTCGTTGCACCCTGTTTGTTGCAGGGTGCATACACCAATGCCGAGGCTGTTATAACAAATCAACGTGGTCATTAACGTCAGGCAAGCCATTTACACAAGAGATGGAAGATCAGATTATTGCGGATCTTCAAGACAGTCGAATTAAACGACAAGGATTATCGCTTTCAGGGGGTGATCCTTTACATCCGCAAAATTTATCTACAATTTTGCACTTGGTAAAACGAGTCAAAACCGAATGCCCTGAAAAAGATATTTGGGTTTGGACAGGCTATTTACTGGCAGATTTGACACCAGAGCAACAAGAAGTTGTTAGCTATATAAACGTGCTAATTGATGGAAAGTTTGTACAGGAACTTTATGATCCCGGATTATTGTGGCGTGGTAGTAGTAATCAGGTTATTCATAAATTGAGATAA
- the nrdD gene encoding anaerobic ribonucleoside-triphosphate reductase: MKTIVIKRDGCKVSFDQTRISDAIKRAAVACEITDDDYCDSVAQSVSQSLAGRSNVDIREIQDAVENQLMAGEHKDVARAYIEYRHDRDVAREQRGRLTQEIRGLIEQSDVSILHENANKDSKVIPTQRDLLAGIVAKHYAKLHILPRDVVLAHERGEIHYHDLDYSPFFPMFNCMLIDLKGMLNNGFKMGNAEIEPPKSISTATAVTAQIIAQVASHIYGGTTINRIDEVLAPFVKSSYDKHYKVAQEWQIADKEAYANARTEKECYDAFQSLEYEVNTLHTANGQTPFVTFGFGLGTSKEARLIQRSILENRMAGLGKNRKTAVFPKLVFAIKDGLNHKFGDPNYDIKQLALECASKRMYPDILNYDQVVKVTGSFKTPMGCRSFLGVYEENGEMIHEGRNNLGVISLNLPRIAIEAQGDEATFWSLLDDRLELAKKALMTRIARLENVKARVAPILYMEGACGVRLKADDNVSEIFKNGRASISLGYIGVHETINALFGTEKHVFDDETLREKAVAIINRLREATDQWKEETGYGFSLYSTPSENLCDRFCRLDAAEFGILPGVTDKGYYTNSFHLDVEKKVNPYDKLDFEAPYPPLANGGFICYGEYPNLQHNLKALEDVWDYSYTRVPYYGTNTPIDECYDCGYTGEFSCTSKGFTCPRCGNHNPARVSVIRRVCGYLGSPDSRPFNAGKQEEVKRRVKHLANGQLG, translated from the coding sequence GTGAAAACCATTGTGATAAAACGAGACGGATGTAAAGTCTCTTTTGACCAAACCCGCATCAGCGATGCTATCAAAAGAGCCGCCGTAGCTTGTGAGATCACTGATGATGATTATTGCGATTCTGTCGCGCAATCCGTTTCACAATCTCTCGCAGGACGTTCGAATGTCGATATCCGTGAGATCCAAGACGCCGTAGAAAATCAGCTGATGGCTGGCGAACATAAAGATGTTGCCAGAGCCTATATTGAATACCGTCATGACCGAGATGTTGCTCGTGAGCAACGTGGAAGACTAACTCAGGAAATCCGAGGTCTTATCGAACAAAGTGATGTCTCTATTCTTCATGAAAATGCGAATAAAGACAGTAAGGTTATCCCTACCCAGCGTGATTTACTTGCGGGTATTGTGGCTAAACATTACGCAAAATTGCATATCCTGCCAAGAGATGTGGTACTCGCTCATGAGCGTGGTGAAATTCATTATCATGATCTCGATTACTCACCGTTTTTCCCAATGTTTAACTGTATGCTAATTGACCTTAAGGGCATGTTAAACAACGGTTTTAAAATGGGAAATGCGGAAATAGAACCCCCTAAATCTATTTCAACAGCAACAGCAGTAACTGCACAAATTATCGCACAAGTGGCAAGCCATATTTATGGTGGTACAACGATAAATCGTATCGATGAAGTATTAGCGCCGTTTGTAAAATCAAGCTATGACAAACACTATAAAGTAGCGCAAGAGTGGCAGATTGCTGATAAAGAAGCTTATGCTAATGCGCGTACTGAAAAAGAGTGTTACGACGCATTCCAATCTTTAGAGTATGAAGTTAATACACTACATACTGCTAATGGACAAACCCCATTTGTCACTTTTGGTTTTGGCCTTGGTACGTCGAAAGAAGCGCGTTTAATTCAACGATCTATTCTTGAAAATCGCATGGCTGGTTTAGGCAAAAACCGTAAAACAGCTGTTTTCCCTAAACTTGTTTTTGCCATTAAAGATGGCTTAAACCATAAATTTGGTGATCCTAATTACGATATCAAACAACTTGCTCTCGAATGTGCAAGTAAACGCATGTATCCCGATATCTTAAATTACGATCAAGTCGTTAAAGTAACAGGTTCATTTAAAACGCCAATGGGTTGCCGTAGCTTCTTAGGTGTTTACGAAGAAAATGGCGAGATGATCCATGAAGGTCGTAATAACCTCGGTGTTATCAGCCTGAACTTACCGCGTATTGCGATTGAAGCTCAAGGTGATGAAGCAACATTCTGGTCACTACTTGATGATCGCCTCGAACTAGCGAAAAAAGCACTGATGACTCGTATTGCTCGTTTAGAAAACGTCAAAGCGCGTGTTGCCCCTATCCTTTATATGGAAGGTGCTTGTGGTGTTCGCTTAAAAGCAGATGATAATGTCTCTGAAATCTTTAAAAATGGCAGAGCATCAATCTCATTAGGTTATATCGGTGTTCATGAAACCATTAATGCACTGTTTGGTACTGAAAAACACGTTTTTGATGATGAAACCTTAAGAGAAAAAGCAGTGGCGATTATTAATCGTCTGCGTGAAGCAACAGATCAGTGGAAAGAAGAAACAGGTTATGGCTTTAGCCTTTACAGCACACCAAGTGAAAACTTATGTGATCGCTTCTGCCGCTTAGATGCAGCTGAATTCGGTATTTTACCGGGTGTGACAGATAAAGGTTATTACACCAATAGCTTCCACTTAGATGTTGAGAAAAAAGTAAATCCATACGACAAACTGGATTTTGAAGCGCCTTATCCTCCATTAGCAAATGGCGGTTTCATTTGTTACGGCGAATATCCAAACTTACAGCATAACCTTAAAGCATTAGAGGATGTGTGGGATTACAGCTATACCCGCGTTCCTTATTACGGAACGAATACTCCGATTGATGAATGTTATGACTGTGGTTATACCGGTGAGTTCTCTTGCACTAGCAAAGGCTTTACTTGCCCACGTTGTGGTAATCACAACCCTGCAAGAGTTTCAGTGATCCGCCGTGTATGTGGATATTTAGGTAGCCCAGATTCACGCCCATTTAATGCGGGTAAGCAAGAAGAAGTTAAGCGTCGTGTGAAACATCTGGCAAATGGTCAATTAGGTTAA
- a CDS encoding RidA family protein, whose amino-acid sequence MSYEINTDKAPAAIGPYVQGVDLGNLVITSGQLPVDPATGEFVSDNAAEQARQSLENVKAIIEKAGLTVANIIKTTVFVKDLNDFGTINAAYEAFFKEHNAAFPARSCVEVARLPKDAKVEIEVIAIR is encoded by the coding sequence ATGTCTTACGAAATTAATACCGATAAAGCCCCAGCTGCGATTGGCCCTTATGTACAAGGCGTTGATTTAGGTAATTTAGTGATCACTTCAGGTCAATTACCTGTTGATCCTGCAACCGGTGAATTTGTTTCTGATAATGCAGCAGAACAAGCTCGTCAATCTTTAGAAAACGTAAAAGCAATCATTGAAAAAGCGGGTTTAACTGTTGCTAATATCATCAAAACAACTGTTTTCGTAAAAGATTTAAATGATTTCGGTACGATCAATGCTGCTTATGAAGCATTCTTCAAAGAGCATAACGCTGCATTCCCTGCTCGCTCTTGTGTTGAAGTTGCACGTTTACCAAAAGATGCAAAAGTAGAAATCGAAGTTATCGCTATCCGTTAA
- a CDS encoding LysR substrate-binding domain-containing protein, with the protein MTQFNSLSGITAFVATAQTGSFTEAASRLGITKSAVGKSVTRLEEHLGINLLLRTTRRLTLTSEGEYYLQQCQIALSILEQANNQVQENQSVLTGKIRLDLPSAFGRKCIMPVLMTLMDKQPQLKMSVSFSERYIDMHEESVDLVVRIGHLPDSSNVVARQLTTQKLVLCASPIYLQKYGIPKEIETLSDHRCIVGFRQDTPFYWMLKEEGTFHQYIPTPFYELADGDAMLDAVIHGYGIAQLPLWMIGDKLKEGQLQRILIKTEGYQSPINMMWHKGQKLPPKTRYIADALLQVAKEGGFDE; encoded by the coding sequence ATGACGCAATTCAATTCACTTTCTGGTATCACCGCTTTTGTTGCAACGGCTCAAACAGGTAGCTTTACTGAAGCTGCATCTCGTTTAGGAATAACTAAATCAGCCGTTGGGAAAAGTGTGACTCGGTTAGAAGAGCATTTAGGTATTAATCTACTATTAAGAACAACACGACGTTTAACGTTGACCTCTGAAGGTGAGTATTATTTACAGCAGTGTCAAATAGCACTTTCTATTCTTGAACAAGCTAATAATCAAGTTCAAGAAAACCAGTCGGTATTAACAGGAAAAATTCGTCTGGATTTACCGTCTGCTTTTGGTCGTAAATGTATTATGCCTGTTTTAATGACATTAATGGATAAGCAGCCCCAGCTTAAAATGAGTGTTTCATTTAGTGAGCGCTATATTGATATGCATGAGGAGAGCGTGGATTTAGTCGTTCGTATCGGGCATTTACCTGATAGTAGCAATGTTGTTGCACGACAACTGACAACACAAAAACTGGTTCTCTGTGCTTCACCGATTTATTTGCAAAAATATGGCATACCTAAAGAAATCGAAACGTTATCAGACCATCGTTGTATTGTGGGATTTCGGCAAGATACCCCTTTTTATTGGATGCTAAAAGAAGAAGGAACCTTCCACCAATATATTCCAACTCCTTTTTATGAACTTGCTGATGGTGATGCAATGCTTGACGCAGTGATCCATGGCTATGGTATTGCTCAACTTCCGTTATGGATGATTGGGGATAAGCTTAAAGAAGGGCAATTACAGCGCATCTTGATCAAAACAGAAGGGTATCAATCTCCTATCAATATGATGTGGCATAAAGGGCAAAAACTACCACCTAAAACACGTTATATAGCAGATGCATTGCTTCAGGTGGCAAAAGAAGGCGGATTTGATGAGTAA
- a CDS encoding MFS transporter: protein MQTKTRLLLLTLSLAVFGVITTEVAVIGLLPQLVEQMNITAPQVGFLVSIYAIVVAITGPTITLLFGRFNRKTILLVIMALFIISNTVYALTHQYHVILLFRILPAFTHALFFAIALMVAANSVPVEKSTHGVAIVFSGVAVGMVLGMPLSAFIAETWSLSMAFGFGAITSVIAFIGIVFFVPSIKVTAPLKISDQLKVLKKSTVWLSIITVTLIFSAMFAGFSYIADFLVNITGFSNNMTSTLLIVFGVSGYFGNFIFSHYLQRNVVKTTITYPILFCFIYLFIWLSGSQALAMIPLIILWGMLHTSGLIISQTWLMRDAKAAPEFANSLYIAFSNLGITVGSMVGAWVIQHIELQMIIWVGILFSLLALGTIWLRVRLQSPNCEMAYQQ, encoded by the coding sequence ATGCAAACAAAAACTCGCTTATTACTTTTAACACTGTCACTGGCTGTTTTTGGTGTGATCACAACCGAAGTTGCGGTGATTGGATTGCTACCACAACTTGTCGAACAAATGAATATCACTGCGCCACAAGTGGGCTTTTTAGTCAGCATTTACGCGATTGTTGTCGCAATAACAGGTCCTACTATTACACTTTTATTTGGGCGATTTAATCGCAAAACGATACTGTTGGTCATAATGGCTTTATTTATTATTTCCAATACTGTTTATGCATTAACACATCAATATCACGTTATTTTGCTCTTTCGTATTTTGCCTGCATTTACCCATGCGCTATTTTTTGCAATAGCACTGATGGTGGCGGCAAATTCAGTACCAGTAGAAAAATCCACTCATGGCGTTGCTATTGTTTTTTCTGGTGTTGCGGTGGGAATGGTTTTAGGTATGCCACTTAGCGCTTTTATTGCTGAAACTTGGTCATTAAGTATGGCATTTGGGTTTGGCGCTATCACCAGTGTTATCGCTTTTATTGGTATTGTGTTTTTTGTGCCTTCAATTAAAGTCACTGCACCGCTTAAAATTAGTGATCAATTAAAAGTATTAAAAAAATCAACAGTTTGGTTGAGCATTATTACTGTGACACTTATTTTTTCAGCCATGTTTGCTGGATTTAGCTATATTGCTGATTTTTTAGTGAATATCACAGGGTTTTCAAACAATATGACCAGCACATTACTGATTGTATTTGGTGTGAGTGGTTATTTTGGTAATTTTATTTTTAGTCACTATTTACAGCGAAATGTCGTTAAAACAACGATAACTTACCCAATCTTGTTTTGTTTTATCTATTTATTTATCTGGTTAAGCGGTTCTCAGGCGCTTGCCATGATCCCTCTGATCATTCTTTGGGGCATGTTACACACATCAGGATTAATTATTTCTCAAACATGGTTAATGAGAGATGCAAAAGCAGCACCCGAATTTGCAAATAGCCTTTATATCGCCTTTTCTAATTTAGGGATAACTGTGGGTTCTATGGTAGGAGCTTGGGTTATTCAACACATTGAATTACAAATGATAATTTGGGTAGGTATACTTTTTTCACTACTTGCATTGGGTACCATTTGGTTACGAGTACGATTGCAATCACCAAATTGTGAAATGGCTTATCAGCAATAA
- the pyrI gene encoding aspartate carbamoyltransferase regulatory subunit produces MTHDHKLKVEAIKRGTVIDHIPAQVGFKILSLFRLTETDERITVGFNLPSENLGKKDLIKIENVFLTSEQANRLAMYAPQATVNIIDDYQVVNKMALSLPELLEDVVPCPNSNCISHNEPVQSSFRVKKLASDVVLTCKYCEKEFERHAVIR; encoded by the coding sequence ATGACACATGATCACAAACTAAAAGTTGAAGCTATCAAACGTGGGACTGTTATTGATCATATTCCAGCGCAGGTGGGCTTTAAAATTCTGTCACTATTTCGCTTAACAGAAACGGATGAAAGAATAACAGTAGGTTTTAATTTACCTTCAGAAAATTTAGGTAAAAAAGACTTAATTAAAATCGAAAATGTCTTTTTAACCTCTGAGCAAGCAAACCGTTTAGCGATGTATGCGCCTCAAGCAACTGTAAATATCATCGATGATTATCAAGTCGTTAATAAAATGGCATTAAGCTTGCCAGAATTGCTTGAAGATGTGGTGCCTTGTCCTAATAGCAACTGTATTAGCCATAACGAGCCAGTACAAAGCAGTTTCCGTGTCAAAAAACTGGCCTCAGATGTTGTATTAACCTGCAAGTACTGTGAAAAAGAGTTCGAACGCCACGCGGTTATTCGTTAA
- the pyrB gene encoding aspartate carbamoyltransferase, which yields MTNPLYQKHIISINDLDREDLESVLHVANKLKQQPNNELLKDKVIASCFFEASTRTRLSFETAIHRLGASVVGFSDGSNTSLGKKGETLADTISVLRTYADAIVIRHPQEGAARLASEFAGDIPVLNAGDGANQHPTQTLLDLFTIQETQGRLDNLNIAMVGDLKYGRTVHSLAQALAKFKGNHLYFIAPKVLAMPEHILHLLEENGVEYSQHETVDEVMPELDILYMTRVQKERLDPSEYANVKAQFILTSADLVNVKDNLKILHPLPRIDEITTDVDKTPYAYYFQQAGNGIYARQALLALVLNKNLVL from the coding sequence ATGACTAATCCGCTCTACCAAAAGCATATTATCTCCATCAATGATCTGGACAGGGAAGATTTGGAGTCTGTTCTTCACGTTGCTAATAAACTCAAACAGCAACCTAATAACGAATTGTTGAAAGACAAAGTGATTGCGAGCTGCTTTTTTGAAGCATCAACACGTACTCGCTTATCATTTGAGACAGCTATCCACCGCCTAGGTGCATCAGTTGTCGGTTTTTCTGATGGAAGCAACACTTCACTGGGTAAAAAAGGTGAAACATTAGCGGATACCATTTCGGTTCTTCGCACTTATGCTGACGCCATTGTTATTCGCCATCCTCAAGAAGGTGCAGCACGTTTAGCCTCTGAGTTTGCGGGCGATATTCCAGTACTCAATGCGGGTGATGGTGCAAATCAGCATCCAACACAGACTTTGCTGGATTTGTTTACCATCCAAGAAACACAAGGCCGTTTAGATAACCTCAATATCGCGATGGTCGGTGACTTAAAATATGGCAGAACAGTACATTCACTGGCACAAGCATTGGCGAAATTTAAAGGTAATCATCTCTATTTTATCGCCCCTAAAGTACTCGCCATGCCAGAGCATATTCTTCACTTGCTGGAAGAAAATGGTGTTGAATACAGCCAACATGAAACAGTAGATGAAGTGATGCCAGAACTAGATATTCTGTATATGACTCGCGTACAAAAAGAGCGTTTAGACCCATCTGAATACGCGAATGTTAAAGCACAATTTATCTTAACCAGTGCAGATCTTGTGAATGTGAAAGATAACCTTAAGATCCTACACCCCCTGCCACGTATCGATGAAATCACGACAGATGTAGATAAAACACCTTACGCTTATTATTTCCAACAAGCAGGCAACGGTATCTACGCACGTCAGGCATTACTTGCCTTAGTTCTGAATAAAAACTTAGTTCTTTAA
- the argF gene encoding ornithine carbamoyltransferase, whose protein sequence is MNPFYQKSFLRLLDFSPAEIQQLLTLSAQLKKAKKSGQETQYLTGKNIALIFEKDSTRTRCAFEVAAFDQGARVTYLGGGSQIGHKESIKDTARVLGRMYDGIQYRGYGQKTVDALAQYSGVPVWNGLTNEFHPTQLLADLLTITEHQAKPLSETVFAYLGDARNNMGNTMLEAAALTGMDLRLVAPKACWPEASLVAQCQEIAKKNGGNITLTENVAEGVKNADFLYTDVWVSMGEPKEVWKERIALLKPYQVNMDVIKLTGNPDVKFLHCLPAFHDEETTMGKALAEEFNLYGGFEVTDEVFESKHSIVFDEAENRLHTIKAVMVATLANPF, encoded by the coding sequence ATGAACCCTTTTTATCAGAAATCATTCTTACGTTTACTTGATTTTTCACCTGCTGAAATTCAACAACTACTTACATTGTCAGCACAATTGAAAAAAGCCAAAAAATCCGGTCAAGAAACTCAGTATCTTACTGGAAAAAATATCGCACTAATTTTTGAAAAAGACTCAACACGTACCCGTTGTGCGTTTGAAGTCGCTGCATTTGATCAAGGTGCAAGAGTGACTTATCTGGGGGGAGGAAGCCAAATTGGACATAAAGAATCGATAAAAGATACTGCTCGTGTATTAGGTCGTATGTACGATGGTATTCAGTATCGGGGCTATGGACAAAAAACAGTAGATGCACTTGCACAATATTCAGGTGTACCTGTTTGGAATGGTTTAACCAATGAATTCCACCCAACACAGTTATTAGCCGATTTACTGACTATCACTGAACATCAAGCTAAACCATTATCAGAAACGGTATTTGCTTACCTTGGTGATGCTCGTAACAACATGGGTAATACTATGCTGGAAGCGGCTGCATTAACAGGTATGGATTTACGTTTAGTTGCGCCTAAAGCATGTTGGCCTGAAGCGAGTTTAGTTGCTCAATGCCAAGAAATTGCCAAGAAAAATGGCGGAAATATCACGCTAACTGAAAATGTGGCTGAAGGTGTTAAAAACGCTGATTTTCTTTACACTGATGTGTGGGTTTCTATGGGCGAACCAAAAGAGGTTTGGAAAGAGCGTATTGCGTTACTGAAGCCTTATCAGGTCAATATGGATGTTATAAAATTAACCGGAAATCCAGACGTCAAATTCCTTCACTGTTTACCCGCTTTTCATGACGAAGAAACAACGATGGGTAAAGCATTAGCTGAAGAATTTAATCTCTATGGTGGCTTTGAAGTTACTGATGAGGTTTTTGAATCAAAACACAGCATTGTGTTTGATGAAGCAGAGAATCGTCTTCACACCATAAAAGCAGTGATGGTCGCTACCCTTGCAAATCCTTTCTAA
- the rraB gene encoding ribonuclease E inhibitor RraB: MADSKELAEQREETRLIIEELLEDGSDPDALYAIEHHISCENFETLEKAAVEVFKLGYEVTEPEEIEVESGEILVCFDAVSESGLNAELIDAQVEQLMNLAEKMGVYYDGWGTYFEDPDAEYDDEEGEDEDDEEESDKSSRLH, from the coding sequence ATGGCGGACAGCAAAGAGTTAGCAGAACAACGTGAAGAAACACGTCTTATTATTGAAGAATTACTGGAAGATGGCAGTGATCCTGATGCACTGTATGCCATTGAGCACCATATTTCTTGTGAAAATTTTGAAACACTAGAAAAAGCAGCCGTTGAAGTTTTTAAATTAGGTTACGAAGTGACTGAGCCTGAAGAAATTGAAGTCGAATCAGGTGAGATTTTAGTTTGCTTTGATGCAGTCAGTGAAAGTGGTTTGAATGCTGAACTTATTGATGCTCAAGTTGAGCAATTAATGAATTTAGCTGAAAAAATGGGTGTCTATTACGATGGTTGGGGTACTTATTTTGAAGATCCTGACGCAGAGTATGATGATGAAGAGGGTGAAGACGAAGACGACGAAGAAGAGTCTGATAAGTCATCACGTTTACATTAA